CGGGCGAGTCCGAGCCGTGCACGATGTTCTCGATGACGTTCCTGCCCCAGTCGCGGGCCAGGTCCCCGCGGATGGTGCCGGGCGCGGCCGTCGTCGGGTCGGTGGCGCCCGCGAGCGAGCGGAACCCCTCGATCACGCGGTGCCCCTCGACGACCGCGGCGAACGTCGGGCCCGAGCCCATGAAGTCGATCAGCGGCTGCACGAACGGCTTGCCCGCGTGCTCGGCGTAGTGCTCCGCGAGCAGCGAGTCGTCGGCCGTGTGCAGGTCCACCGCGACGAGCGTGTAGCCCTTCGCCTCGATGCGGCGCAGGACCTCGCCGATCAGGCCGCGGGCCACACCGTCGGGCTTGACCAGGACGAGGGTGCGCTGGACATCGCTCATGGGACGAACCCTAGCCGTGCTCGTGGTGCGCGGCGCCGCGCGTCCGGCGCTCGGCCGTCACGGCCCGACGACACCCGGGTGGGCCGCGTCGAACTCGGCCCGCTCGCGGTCGATCCGGCCGCCCAGCCGCAGCGCGACGACCCACAGGCCGACGAACACGAGCGCGACGAGCACCGCCACGTCCCGCGCGACACGCGGCAGCACGACCGCCGCGCCGACCATCCAGCCCTGCAGGACCCAGCCGACGAGGTATCCCCCGGGCCGACCGACCATGCCCGCGGCGATCATCATGACGAGGGCCAGCCCCCCGCCGACACCCCAGACCCAGGCGGGCTCCGCCGCGCGCAGGCCGTGCGCCACGAGCGTCGCGAACAGCACGCACAGCGCCTCCAGGACGAGGATCGTCTGGGTGAACTGCGGCTTCGCGGGGCGCTTGCGGCGCACGGCCGGCGCGGGGGACGTCACCGGTCCAGGCTACCGGCGTGCTCCTGCGGCTCCGGCCGGGCGCCCACGTGCGCCGTGAGCTCGTCGACCACCACGGGAGCGTCCTTCTCCGACGCGTCAGGTGTGCCGGGCTGCGCGACGTGCGAGCCGTCGGCCGCCACGGCCTCGCCGCGCGCCACCATGCCGGCGACGTCGGAGAGCTTCACCTCGCGCAGGAAGAGCGCGAGCACGAGCCCGATCAGGACCAGCGGCACGAAGTACCAGAACGACGGGGCCAGCGTGCTCGCGAACGCGTCGATCACACCGCTCCGGTACGGCTCGGGCAGCTGCTGCACGACCTCGGGCGTGACGTCCGACGCGCCCGCTCCGTCGCCCGGAGCACCGGCGAAGACGTCGGTCAGCTTGGCGTACAGGGCCGAGGTGAAGATCGTGGAGAAGATGGCCGTGCCCACGGCCGCACCGATCTCCCGGAAGAAGTTGTTGGCGCTCGTCGCGGTGCCGAGCTCGTGCGGGTCCACCGCGTTCTGCACCGCGAGCACGATCGTCTGCATGACCAGGCCCATGCCCGCGCCGAGCACGAAGATCATCGCGCCGAACAGCCACATGGACATGTCACCCGAGATCCGCGTGAGCCATGCCAGGCCCAGCGCCGTGATGACCAGGCCCGCGACCGGGAAGATCTTGTACCGGCCGGTCTTGGTGATCGCGATGCCCGAGCCGATCGCCGTGAGCATCACGCCGACCATCATCGGCAGCATGAGGAACCCGGACTCGGTCACGCCCGCGCCCGTGGACATCTGCAGGAACGTGGGCAGGAACGCGAGCGCCGCGAACATGCCGGCGCCGAGGATGAAGCCGATGAGCGTCGCGATGGTGAACGTGGGGTTCCGGAACAGCCGCAGCGGCAGAATCGGGTCCTGCACCCGCAGCTCGACGAGCACGAACGCGGCGATCGCGACGACCGTCCCGACGACGAGGGCCAGCAGGCGCAGGTCGGACCAGTCGTAGCCGCTCTCGCCCGAGAACGACTGCCACGAGCTCGCGAGCACCAGGCCGGACGTCGCGACGACGAGGAAGAAGATCCCGGCGACGTCGAGCGGGCGGGTCGAGCGGTGCGACGGGAGCTTGAGCGTGAACCACGCGGTCACGAACGCCGCGACGCCGATCGGGATGTTGATCCAGAAGCACCAGCGCCAGTCGGCGTGGTCGGTGAACAGGCCACCCAGGAGCGGGCCGATGACCGCGGCGATGCCGAACAGCGCGCCCATCGGACCCATGTACTTGCCGCGGTCCTTCGCGGGCACGATGTCCGCGATGATCGCCTGCGACAGGATCATCAGGCCTCCACCGCCGAGGCCCTGCACGCCGCGCCAGGCCACCAGCTCGGCGAACGACTGCGCGAACCCGGCACCCGCGGACGCGACCGTGAACAGCCCGATCGCGACGAGGAACGGCCAGCGCCGGCCCCACAGGTCGCCGAACTTGCCGTACAGCGGCATGACGATGGCGATCGCGAGGATGTACGCGGTCACGACCCACCCCTGGTGGGCGACGCCGTCGAGCTCGCCGACGATCGTGGGCATCGCGGTGCCGACGATCGACTGGTCGAGCGAGGACAGGAACATGCTTGCCATGAGCGCGCCGAAGATCAGCCAGACGGTGCGCGGCGTGAGCACGACGAGCGGCTTGTCGCTCGTCTGCTCGGGGGCGGTGACGGCCATGCGGGGACCTCGTTCGGGTGGTGCGGACCGGGCCGTGCGGCGACCCGGCAGTCCTGGGGTGGGGTGGTGTGGTGTGGCGGGTCAGCCGGTGCCCGCGAAGACCGTGCGCAGCTCGGCGACGACGGCCGCCAGGTGCGGGCGCGGATCGGCGTCGGGGCCGGCGGCCTCCCAGCGCATCGCGGTCGCGTGCACCAGGTACATCGCGAGCGAGGCCACCGTGTCCGGCGCGACCGGCGCGTCGTGCCCGAGGCGCTCGGTCGCGAGCTCGAGCATCTGGGCGCGGTGCGACTCGACCCACGCGATGTGCCGTGCGAGCAGCCGAGGCTCGGCGGCCGCGAGCTCGAGCGCGCGCCGGAAGCGGTCGTGCCCCATGGGCGGCTGCGTGATGACCGTGGCCAGCAGCTCTTCGAGGTCGGCCACGAGCTCCCCGGTGGGTCCACCCTCGACGAACCGGACCGCGGCGGCCGGCGACACCGGCCACGGCCCGTGGCCGAGCACCGCGTCGTCCTTGGACTCGAAGTAGTTGAAGAACGTGCGCGTCGAGACGCCCGCCGCCTCGCAGATCGCCTCGACCGTCACCGCGTCCAGGCCGTCGCGCTCGACCAGTCGCTGCGTCGCGTCGACGAGCGCCTCGCGCCGCGCGCGCTTCTTGCGCTCGCGCAGGCCGACGTCGCCGCCTGCGGTCAGCGCGTCGGCGAGCGCCGCGAGGCCGGGGGCGTCGGCATCCGGACGCCCGGAAGCGTCAGGGCGCGAGCGAGGTCGGGTCGGGAGCACGGATGAACGTTACATCGAGTGCAACTTTGCACACCACGCAAGATCGAGCGACGTGCGTCACATGCGCGTCAGATCTCGCCGAACCCCGCATCGATCGCGTCGGTGAGCGCCGTCACCGCCTCGCGGGCCTGCGGGCCGGACGCCTCGACGCGCAGCTCGGCGCCCTGCGTCGCGCCGAGCTTCATGAGCTCGAGCACGCTCGCCGCGTTCACCCCGTTGACCGCCACCTGCGCGTCATAGCCCGCGAGCATGCGCGCCACGACCGCGGCCGGCCGGGCGTGCAGCCCCAGCGGGTTGAGCAGCGTGCGGTGCGCCCGGACCACGCCGTCGTCGGACCCCGCGCCCCCGCCGTCGGGGTCCGCCGTCGGCTCCGCGGACCCGACCTCGGGCGGTGCGCCGTACAGCCGGCCCGCATGCTCGGCCGCGGCCCGGACCTCGTCGTGCGGCGCGCCGCCGTGCGCGGTGACCGCGGCCGCGACCGCACCCTCGACGAACGGGGCGTCGACCAGCGCGACGCGTGCGGCGACGTCCGCGTCCGCGAGCTCGAGCACGGACTCGGTGGTGAGGACCGCGGAGCCCAGGTCCGCGAGGACCACGACCGACCGGCCGTCGCCCGCCGCGCGTGCCACGGCCTGCTCGATGCGCTCGAACGACGTGCCCAGCCCGCCGTCCGCCATCCCGCCCGCCGGCAGGATGAGGACGCCCGGCGCCATCTGTGCCGCGAGCTCGGCCGCTCCGCGCGCGAGCGCCTCCGAGTGCGAGACGAGCACGAGCGCGACGCGAGCGACGTCACGGTCCGGGGTCACGGCGCGACCTGCACGGCGGCGGCCAGCAGCAGCTCCGACGACCGTGCGCCGGGGTCCAGGTGTCCCGCCGAGCGCTCGCCCAGGTAGCTCGCGCGGCCCTTGGTCGCCACGAGCGGGATGGTCGAGGCGGCACCCTGCGCCGCGGCCTGCGCGGCCGCGACGAGCACGCCCCGCGGGTCGGCGCCCTCGGCCGCGGCCTTCGCCGCGGCGTCCGCCGCGGGCGACCACGCGTCGACCATGGTCTTCTCCCCCGTCGTGGCCTTGCCACGCGCGACGATCCCGTCCAGACCTGCCTCGAGCAGCGCCACGACGCCCGCCGCGTCGAGCGTCGCGACATCCGTGGCCTTCGCCGCGCGCAGGTACGCGGTGCCGTACAGCGGACCGGCCGCGCCCCCCACGGTCGACATCAGCGTGGTCGCGACCAGCCGGAGGACCTCGCCGATCGTCGCGGGCGGCGCGTCGAGCGCGTCGAGCTTGGCCGTCACCGCCGTGAAACCCCGCTTGAGGTTCTCGCCGTGATCACCGTCGCCGATCTGCCGGTCCAGCTCCACGAGCTCGTCCCGGTGCTCGACCACGGTGGCCGCGCTCGCGCGCACCCAGCTCACCGCCCACGCCACGTCCAGCGTCATGCAGGCCCCTCCTTCGTCGTCGCCCCATCCTGGCCCACGCGGCGGGCGCTACCAGCGCAGCGCCGTGGTGTGGACCGGAGCGTCCCACAGGGCCGTCAGCTCGGCGTCGAGCCGCAGCACGGTGACGGACGCACCCTGCATCTCGAGCGACGTCACGTAGTTGCCGACGAGCGAGCGGGTCACGCGCACGCCGCGCTCCTCCAGGAGCGCACGCGCGCGGCGGTAGACGATGTAGAGCTCGGACGCCGGGGTCCCGCCCATCCCGTTGACGAGCAGCAGGACCTCCTCGCCCGAGGTCAGCGCGAGGTCCTCGACCACGGGCGTCAGCAGCATCTCGGTGATGGCGTCCGCACCCGCCAGCGGGATGCGGTGGCGCCCGGGCTCGCCGTGGATGCCGATGCCGATCTCGATCTCGTCGTCCGGCAGGTCGAACGACGGCTTGCCGGCGTGCGGCACGGTGCACGCGGTCAGCGCGACGCCCATGGTCCGGACGTTGGCGATCACGCGCTGCGCGACGGCCTCGACCGCGGCCAGGTCGTCGCCGCGCTCCGCGGCCGCACCCGCGATCTTCTCCACCGCGACCGTGCCCGCGACGCCGCGCCGCCCGGCCGTGTACAGCGAGTCCTCGACCGCGACGTCGTCGTTCACGACGACCGTGCGCACGGTGACGCCGTCGGCCTCGGCCAGCTCGACCGCGGTCTCGAAGTTGAGCACGTCGCCCGTGTAGTTCTTGACGATCGCGAGCACGCCCGCGCCGCCGTCGGCGGCCTGGAAGGCGGGCGCGATCTGGTCGGGCGTCGGGCTCGTGAACACCGCACCCGGGACCGCCGCGTCGAGCATGCCCACGCCCACGAAGCCCGCGTGCAGCGGCTCGTGCCCGCTGCCGCCCCCGCTCACGAGGCCGACCTTGCCGGTCACGGCCCCGCCCGCGCGCGTCACGTAGTCGGGCCCGGTGTGGACCGCGACCAGGTCGGCGTGCGCCGCGGCGAACCCCGCCAGGGTCTCGGCCACCACGTCCGCGGGGTCGTTGATGAGCTTCTTCACCGTCGCCGTCCCATCCCCGGGGCACGTCCGGGCCCCGGCCTGCGCGTCCTGATCCCGACGTCCTCACCTTCGTCGTGCGCACCACCGGCGGCAAGAGGAAGGCGTGCACCCACCCTGCACGTCTGTGCAGGTCCGTGTCGAGCCCGTCAGGGCCGGCCGAGCAGCACGCGCGCCTCCGCGACCAGCAGGATCGATCCCGTGACCACGACCGCGGCCCCGCGCTCGACCTCGGACTCGGCGCGCTCGACCGCGATCGCGACCGCGTCGTCCAGCCGCTCGGCCACGTGGACGCGGTCCTCGCCGAACACCTCGACCGCGATCTCCGCGAGCTCGTCGGCCGGCATCGCGCGTGCGTTGCCCGCCTGCGTGACGACCACCTCGGCCAGCTCGGGCTCGAGGACCGACAGGATGCCCTCGGGGTCCTTGTCCGCCATGACGCCCACGACGCCTACCACGCGCTGGAACGCGAACGCCTCGTCGAGCGAGCGGACCATCGCCGCCGCGCCCGCCGGGTTGTGCGCACCGTCGACCAGCACCGTGGGGCTCGACCGCACGATCTCGAGCCGGCCCGGCGAGGTCGCGTCGGCGAACGCGGCGCCCACGACGTCACCGTCGAGCGCGGCACCGCCCGTCAGCAGCGCCTCGGCCGCGACCAGCGCGAGCAGCGCGTTGTGCGCCTGGAACTCGCCGTGCAGCGACAGGAAGACGTCCGCGTAGACACCGCCCAGGCCACGCAGCGTGAGCAGCTGGCCGCCCACGCCCACCTGCCGGTCCACCACCGCGACGTCGACGCCCTCGCGCACCACGCGTGCGCCACGCTCCGCAGCGACCTCGAGGACGAGCGCCTCGACCTCCGGGTCCTGCTGCGCGAGCACCACGGTGGCACCCTGCTTGACGATGCCCGCCTTGACGGCCGCGATCTCCAGCAGCGAGTCTCCCAGCCAGCGCTCGTGGTCCATCGCGACCGGCGCGATGACGGCCACCTCGCCGTCCGCGACGTTCGTCGCGTCCCACAGGCCGCCCATGCCGACCTCGACCACGGCGACGTCCACGGGGGCGTCGGCGAACGCCGCGAACGCCATGACCACGAACACCTCGAAGAACGACAGGCGTGGCTCGCCCCGCTCCGCGCAGCGCGCGTCGACCATCTCGACGTACGGCAGCACGTCGCGGTACGTCGCGACGAACGTCTCGTCGTCGATCGGCTCGCCGTCGACCGCGATGCGCTCGTTGACGCGCGTGAGGTGCGGGCTCGTGAAGCGGCCCGTGCGCAGCCCGTGCTCGCGCAGCAGCCGCTCGACCATGCGGCTGGTCGACGTCTTGCCGTTGGTCCCCGTCAGGTGCACCACGCGGTAGGCGCGCTGCGGGTCGCCCAGCAGCTCGCACACCTCCTGCACGCGCCGGAACGACGGGTCGATCTCGTGCTCGGGCTGCCGCTGGAGGATCTCGCGGTAGACCTCGTCGGCCGCGGCACGGGCCGCCGCGAGCGCCTCGGTGCGCACGTGCTCCTTGCCGCTCATGACGGACGACCGGGACGTGCGGCGGTGGGGGTCATGAGGCCATTCTGCCCGCCGTCGACCTGCGGGCCCACGCGCGGCGGCGCGTCCGCCGCTACCGTTCCGGGATGCGTCGCGCCGCCGTCCTCCTGATCGCCCTGGTGCTGGGCGCTCCCCTGGCCTCGACCCCGGCCGCCGCGGGCGGGGTCGAGGGCGCGGGCCCGGCGGCCGTCACGGCCGAGACCGTGAAGACGGTCGGGAACGGCACGCCCCGGTCCTGCACGCCCGCGGCGCTGGCCCGGGCGGTCCGCGGCGGGGGCACGGTCCGGTTCCGGTGCGGGCCGGACAAGGTCACGATCGTGCTGGACCGCACGCTCGTCGTGTGCAACACCACCACGTGCCGGCACCCGGGGGCGGACCCGAAGGCCAGGGTCG
The Cellulomonas gilvus ATCC 13127 DNA segment above includes these coding regions:
- a CDS encoding DUF4233 domain-containing protein, with translation MTSPAPAVRRKRPAKPQFTQTILVLEALCVLFATLVAHGLRAAEPAWVWGVGGGLALVMMIAAGMVGRPGGYLVGWVLQGWMVGAAVVLPRVARDVAVLVALVFVGLWVVALRLGGRIDRERAEFDAAHPGVVGP
- the ndk gene encoding nucleoside-diphosphate kinase — translated: MSDVQRTLVLVKPDGVARGLIGEVLRRIEAKGYTLVAVDLHTADDSLLAEHYAEHAGKPFVQPLIDFMGSGPTFAAVVEGHRVIEGFRSLAGATDPTTAAPGTIRGDLARDWGRNVIENIVHGSDSPASAQREIALWFPAL
- the dhaM gene encoding dihydroxyacetone kinase phosphoryl donor subunit DhaM, producing the protein MTPDRDVARVALVLVSHSEALARGAAELAAQMAPGVLILPAGGMADGGLGTSFERIEQAVARAAGDGRSVVVLADLGSAVLTTESVLELADADVAARVALVDAPFVEGAVAAAVTAHGGAPHDEVRAAAEHAGRLYGAPPEVGSAEPTADPDGGGAGSDDGVVRAHRTLLNPLGLHARPAAVVARMLAGYDAQVAVNGVNAASVLELMKLGATQGAELRVEASGPQAREAVTALTDAIDAGFGEI
- a CDS encoding TetR/AcrR family transcriptional regulator codes for the protein MLPTRPRSRPDASGRPDADAPGLAALADALTAGGDVGLRERKKRARREALVDATQRLVERDGLDAVTVEAICEAAGVSTRTFFNYFESKDDAVLGHGPWPVSPAAAVRFVEGGPTGELVADLEELLATVITQPPMGHDRFRRALELAAAEPRLLARHIAWVESHRAQMLELATERLGHDAPVAPDTVASLAMYLVHATAMRWEAAGPDADPRPHLAAVVAELRTVFAGTG
- a CDS encoding bifunctional folylpolyglutamate synthase/dihydrofolate synthase; amino-acid sequence: MSGKEHVRTEALAAARAAADEVYREILQRQPEHEIDPSFRRVQEVCELLGDPQRAYRVVHLTGTNGKTSTSRMVERLLREHGLRTGRFTSPHLTRVNERIAVDGEPIDDETFVATYRDVLPYVEMVDARCAERGEPRLSFFEVFVVMAFAAFADAPVDVAVVEVGMGGLWDATNVADGEVAVIAPVAMDHERWLGDSLLEIAAVKAGIVKQGATVVLAQQDPEVEALVLEVAAERGARVVREGVDVAVVDRQVGVGGQLLTLRGLGGVYADVFLSLHGEFQAHNALLALVAAEALLTGGAALDGDVVGAAFADATSPGRLEIVRSSPTVLVDGAHNPAGAAAMVRSLDEAFAFQRVVGVVGVMADKDPEGILSVLEPELAEVVVTQAGNARAMPADELAEIAVEVFGEDRVHVAERLDDAVAIAVERAESEVERGAAVVVTGSILLVAEARVLLGRP
- the dhaL gene encoding dihydroxyacetone kinase subunit DhaL, whose translation is MTLDVAWAVSWVRASAATVVEHRDELVELDRQIGDGDHGENLKRGFTAVTAKLDALDAPPATIGEVLRLVATTLMSTVGGAAGPLYGTAYLRAAKATDVATLDAAGVVALLEAGLDGIVARGKATTGEKTMVDAWSPAADAAAKAAAEGADPRGVLVAAAQAAAQGAASTIPLVATKGRASYLGERSAGHLDPGARSSELLLAAAVQVAP
- the dhaK gene encoding dihydroxyacetone kinase subunit DhaK, whose translation is MKKLINDPADVVAETLAGFAAAHADLVAVHTGPDYVTRAGGAVTGKVGLVSGGGSGHEPLHAGFVGVGMLDAAVPGAVFTSPTPDQIAPAFQAADGGAGVLAIVKNYTGDVLNFETAVELAEADGVTVRTVVVNDDVAVEDSLYTAGRRGVAGTVAVEKIAGAAAERGDDLAAVEAVAQRVIANVRTMGVALTACTVPHAGKPSFDLPDDEIEIGIGIHGEPGRHRIPLAGADAITEMLLTPVVEDLALTSGEEVLLLVNGMGGTPASELYIVYRRARALLEERGVRVTRSLVGNYVTSLEMQGASVTVLRLDAELTALWDAPVHTTALRW
- a CDS encoding MDR family MFS transporter — its product is MAVTAPEQTSDKPLVVLTPRTVWLIFGALMASMFLSSLDQSIVGTAMPTIVGELDGVAHQGWVVTAYILAIAIVMPLYGKFGDLWGRRWPFLVAIGLFTVASAGAGFAQSFAELVAWRGVQGLGGGGLMILSQAIIADIVPAKDRGKYMGPMGALFGIAAVIGPLLGGLFTDHADWRWCFWINIPIGVAAFVTAWFTLKLPSHRSTRPLDVAGIFFLVVATSGLVLASSWQSFSGESGYDWSDLRLLALVVGTVVAIAAFVLVELRVQDPILPLRLFRNPTFTIATLIGFILGAGMFAALAFLPTFLQMSTGAGVTESGFLMLPMMVGVMLTAIGSGIAITKTGRYKIFPVAGLVITALGLAWLTRISGDMSMWLFGAMIFVLGAGMGLVMQTIVLAVQNAVDPHELGTATSANNFFREIGAAVGTAIFSTIFTSALYAKLTDVFAGAPGDGAGASDVTPEVVQQLPEPYRSGVIDAFASTLAPSFWYFVPLVLIGLVLALFLREVKLSDVAGMVARGEAVAADGSHVAQPGTPDASEKDAPVVVDELTAHVGARPEPQEHAGSLDR